A DNA window from Anaerocolumna sp. AGMB13020 contains the following coding sequences:
- the rpsM gene encoding 30S ribosomal protein S13, translating to MARISGVDLPREKRVEIGLTYVYGIGRVSSNRILKEANVNPDTRVRDLTDEEVGRIRDIIDATQTVEGDLRREIALNIKRLQEIGCYRGIRHRKGLPVRGQKTKTNARTRKGPKRTVANKKK from the coding sequence ATGGCTCGTATCAGTGGTGTAGATTTACCAAGAGAGAAACGTGTAGAAATCGGTCTTACTTATGTTTATGGTATCGGCAGAGTAAGTTCTAACCGTATTTTAAAAGAAGCAAATGTTAATCCTGACACACGCGTTAGAGATTTAACAGACGAAGAAGTTGGCAGAATTCGTGATATTATTGATGCAACTCAGACAGTTGAAGGTGATTTACGTAGAGAGATCGCTCTTAATATCAAGAGACTTCAGGAAATTGGATGCTACAGAGGAATCCGTCATAGAAAAGGCCTTCCTGTTCGTGGACAGAAGACTAAAACTAACGCTAGAACAAGAAAAGGTCCTAAGCGTACAGTTGCTAATAAGAAGAAATAA
- the infA gene encoding translation initiation factor IF-1, which yields MSKSDVVEIEGTVIEKLPNAMFQVELENGHRVLAHISGKLRMNFIKIVPGDKVTLELSPYDLTKGRIIWRDK from the coding sequence ATGTCCAAATCAGATGTAGTTGAAATTGAAGGAACCGTTATTGAGAAATTACCCAATGCTATGTTCCAGGTTGAACTGGAAAATGGCCATCGCGTACTGGCTCACATCAGCGGAAAACTACGTATGAACTTTATTAAAATCGTACCCGGTGACAAAGTAACTTTAGAATTATCTCCCTATGATTTAACCAAAGGAAGAATTATCTGGAGAGATAAATAA
- the rpsD gene encoding 30S ribosomal protein S4, with translation MARDMGPVLKKCRTLGLEPSVLGIDKKSNRTSSRAGKKVSEYGTQLREKQKAKFIYGVLEKPFRNNFDKAKKMKIGTTGENLMILLELRLDNVVFRLGFGRTRSEARQIVDHKHVLVNGKCINIPSYSVKAGDVIEIKEKFKSAQRYKDVLEVTAGRLVPAWLEADQESLKGTVKELPSRDQIDVPVNEVLIVELYSK, from the coding sequence ATGGCAAGAGACATGGGTCCTGTATTAAAAAAATGTAGAACACTCGGACTTGAACCGTCTGTTTTAGGAATTGATAAGAAGTCCAACAGAACTTCTTCCAGAGCAGGAAAAAAGGTTAGTGAATACGGTACACAGTTAAGGGAAAAACAGAAAGCTAAGTTTATCTATGGCGTTCTGGAGAAACCTTTCAGAAATAATTTTGATAAAGCAAAGAAAATGAAAATCGGTACTACCGGTGAGAATCTGATGATTCTTCTTGAGCTCAGACTGGATAACGTAGTTTTCCGTTTAGGCTTTGGCAGAACCAGAAGCGAAGCAAGACAGATTGTTGACCACAAGCACGTTTTAGTTAATGGCAAGTGCATCAACATTCCTTCCTATTCAGTAAAAGCAGGAGACGTTATTGAAATCAAAGAGAAATTCAAGAGCGCTCAAAGATATAAAGATGTTTTAGAAGTAACAGCTGGCAGACTTGTTCCAGCATGGCTTGAAGCAGATCAAGAGTCCCTTAAAGGAACTGTAAAAGAACTGCCTTCAAGAGATCAAATTGATGTTCCGGTAAATGAAGTGCTTATCGTCGAGTTGTATTCTAAGTAA
- the rpmJ gene encoding 50S ribosomal protein L36, translating into MKVRSSVKPICEKCKIIKRKGSIRVICENPRHKQRQG; encoded by the coding sequence GTGAAGGTAAGGTCATCAGTAAAACCCATCTGCGAAAAGTGCAAGATTATAAAGAGAAAGGGAAGTATCAGAGTAATCTGCGAGAATCCCAGACACAAACAAAGACAAGGCTAA
- a CDS encoding 50S ribosomal protein L14 produces MDYMIGRGAISTAGHDIGKCYVICRADDEYVYLVDGIARNIKNPKKKNKKHIKCIEGTENLLPCINDNNIITRNEDIKRAIKTYSKIYKGAIPW; encoded by the coding sequence GTGGATTATATGATTGGCAGAGGTGCAATATCCACCGCAGGACATGACATCGGAAAATGCTATGTCATATGCAGAGCAGATGATGAATATGTATATCTAGTGGATGGTATTGCCAGAAACATAAAAAACCCAAAGAAAAAGAACAAAAAGCATATTAAGTGCATTGAAGGAACCGAAAATCTCCTTCCATGCATCAATGATAATAACATAATAACCCGGAATGAAGATATCAAAAGAGCAATTAAAACTTACAGTAAGATATATAAAGGGGCTATACCCTGGTAA
- the rpsK gene encoding 30S ribosomal protein S11 translates to MAKKIAKKVTKKRVKKNVDRGQAHIQSSFNNTIVTLTDAEGNALSWASAGGLGFRGSRKSTPYAAQMAAETAAKAALVHGLKTVDVMVKGPGSGREAAIRALQACGIEVTSIKDVTPVPHNGCRPPKRRRV, encoded by the coding sequence ATGGCTAAGAAAATAGCAAAAAAAGTGACTAAGAAACGTGTTAAGAAAAACGTTGATCGTGGACAGGCACATATCCAGTCATCTTTTAACAATACAATTGTTACTCTGACAGATGCAGAAGGCAACGCTCTTTCATGGGCCAGTGCCGGTGGTTTAGGCTTTAGAGGTTCCAGAAAGTCAACTCCCTATGCAGCACAGATGGCAGCTGAAACAGCAGCAAAGGCAGCTTTAGTTCATGGTTTAAAAACAGTTGACGTAATGGTTAAAGGTCCCGGATCAGGAAGAGAAGCAGCAATTCGTGCACTTCAGGCTTGCGGCATTGAAGTAACAAGTATCAAGGATGTCACACCGGTTCCTCATAACGGCTGTAGACCACCTAAACGCAGAAGAGTCTAA